The Quadrisphaera sp. RL12-1S sequence AACTCACAGCACCTTCGGAGGCCGCCCGCAGTCGCGTCTGAGGTCCGTGTAGGTCACGGATGCACAACAACCGAGGTCAGCACCTCCACGGGCGGGCACCACGGCGTCTACGGTCGCCAGACCCGCGCGGCGCCGCACGTGAGCGCCGCACCCCCGAGAGGACCTCCATGATCCGATCCCTGCGCGGAGCCGGCGTGTTCGCCGTGCTCGGTGTCGCCTCCCTCACCCTCGCCGCGTGCGGCGGTGGCAGCAGCGACCCCGCTGCCAGCTCGACCGCGTCCGGGAGCACCAGTGCGTCCGCGAGCAGCAACAAGAGCACGGAGCAGGCTCCCGTCGAGCCCGGTGACGGCACGCTGACCATCGGCTCACTGCTCCCGCAGACGGGATCGCTGGCCTTCCTCGGTCCGCCGGAGTTCGCCGGCGTGCAGCTGGCGATCAACGACATCAACGCGGCCGGCGGCTTCAACAACAAGGACGTCGTCTACAACCAGACGGACTCCGGTGACACCACCACCGACATCGCCTCGCAGTCGGTGCAGAAGCTGCTGTCGGCCAAGACCGACGCCATCGTCGGCGCCGCCTCCTCGGGCGTGTCCAAGAACGTCATCGACGCCATCACCGGCGCCGGCGTGCTGCAGATCAGCCCGGCCAACACCTCGCCGGACTTCACCACTTACCCCGACCGCGGCCTGTACTGGCGCACGGCGCCGTCGGACGTCCTCCAGGGCCGCGTCATGGGTGACCTGCTCCTGCAGGACAACCACCTCGACGTCGCCACCATCACCCTGGACGACCCGTACGGCTCGGGTCTGCAGACCAACATCGCCAAGTCGCTCGAGGCCGGCGGCGGCAAGATCGTCAAGAACTCGGTCTTCAACCCGGACGCCGCCACGTTCGACTCCAACGTCTCCGAGATCGCCGCCGCGAAGCCGGAGGCCGTCGTCGTCATCGGCTTCCAGCAGACCGTGCAGATCGTCCAGGCGATGATCACGCAGGGCATCGGCCCGGACAAGATGCCGATCTACTTCGTGGACGGCAACCTGGCCGACTACTCCAGCAACTTCTCCGCCGGCCAGCTGAAGGGCGTCAAGGGCACCTTGCCCGGCGCCAAGACCAGCGACGACTTCCGCCAGCGCCTGCTGCAGGTGGACCCGTCCCTGAAGGACTTCAGCTACGCGCCCGAGTCCTACGACGCGACCGTGCTGGTGGCCCTCGCCGCGCACGCCGCCAAGAACGACAGCGGCACCGGCATCGCCTCCAAGATGCAGGAGGTCTCCGAGGGCGGCACCAAGTGCACCTCCTACAAGGAGTGCCTGGACCTCATGGACAAGGGCACCGACATCGACTACGACGGCTACTCGGGCCCGATCGACTTCAGCGCCCAGGGTGACCCGACCAAGGCGACGATCGGCATCTACCAGTACGGCGACGACAACAAGTACACCAACGTCGACTACATCACCGGCTCCCTGTGACCCGCAGGTAGCCACCGCGCCGAGGGCGCCGCTCCCCACCCGGGGGCGGCGCCCTCGCTGCGTCGGAGGGCTCGTGCGGGGGAGGGGGACGTCGGGGACGACGGGGACGACGACGAGGGGCGCCACCCGGCCGGGTGGCGCCCCTCGTCGTCGGTGCGGGCCGCTCAGTTCTTGGCGAGCGTGCCCAGGTAGAGCTCGATGACCTTCGGGTCGCTGGCGAGGTCGCGGCCGGTGCCCGTGTAGGCGTTGCGGCCCTGGTCCAGCACGTACGCGCGGTCGCAGATCTGCAGGCAGCGCGCGGCGTTCTGCTCGACCATGACCACCGAGGTGCCGGTCTTGTTGATCTGCCGGGTGCGCAGGAACACCTCGTCCTGCATGGCCGGGGACAGGCCCGCGCTGGGCTCGTCCAGCAGCAGCACCGACGGGTCCATCATGAGGGCCCGGCCCATGGCCACCATCTGGCGCTCACCGCCGGACAGCGACCCGGCGCGCTGGGCGCGGCGGGTGCCGAGGGCGGGGAAGAGCTCGGTGACCACGTCGAAGCGCTCCTTGAAGCGCGACGGCGCCTGGTAGCAGCCCATCTGCAGGTTCTCCTCGATGGTCAGCGAGGGGAACACGTTGTTGTTCTGCGGCACGAAGCCGACGCCCTGGCGGACCAGCTTGTCGGCGCGCAGGCCGGCGATCTCCTCGCCCTTGAGCGTGACGCTGCCGGACCGGATCTTCACCAGCCCGAACAGGGCCTTGAGGAACGTCGACTTGCCGGCGCCGTTGGGGCCGATGATGCCCACCAGCTCACCGGCGTGGCAGTACAGGTCGGTGCCGTTGAGGATGTTGACGCCGGGGAAGTAGCCCGCCACCAGCTCGTCGGCCCGCAGGACCGCGCCCTCGGCGGCGGCCACGTGCACCGACCGGTCCTCGATGGTGGTGGACCCAGCGCGAGCGCCGCTCATGCGTGGTGCCTGCCCTTCGCTTCGTCGTCGTGCTGGGCGGAGATCTCCGCCTCGACCTCGGCCTCGACGGTCTCCTCCAGCTGCGCGGCCGCCGAGTCGTCGGCGAGGGAGACGTCGTGGTGGCCACCGAGGTAGGCCTCGATGACGGCGGGGTCGGCCATGACCGAGTCCGGCGGGCCCTCCGCGACGACCTTGCCCTGGGCCATGACCACCACCCAGTCGGCGATGTCGCGGACCATGTCCATGTCGTGCTCGACGAAGAGCACCGTCATGCCCTGCTCCCGCAGGTCCTTGACGTGGCCGAGCAGGGACTGCGTCAGCGCCGGGTTCACGCCGGCCATCGGCTCGTCGAGCATGACCACCTGCGGGTCGCTCATGAGCGCCCGGGCCATCTCGAGCAGCTTGCGCTGGCCGCCGGAGAGGCTCCCGGCGAAGTCGTCGGCCTTGGCGTCGAGCTTGAACCGTCCGAGCAGCTCCATGGCGCGCTCGGTGTTGGCCTTCTCCTGGTTCCGCCAGATGCCGGCGAAGGCCGCCCTCAGGAGGCTCTCGCCCTTCTGCCCGGAGGCCCCCAGCAGCATGTTCTGCATCACCGTCAGGCGCGAGAGCGCCTTGGTGAGCTGGAACGTCCGCACCATGCCGCGGCGCGCCACCTTGTGGGCGGGGACCCGCGCGAGGTCGGTGCCGTCGAAGGACCAGGTGCCCTCGTCCGGCTTGTCGAAGCCCGTCAGCAGGTTGAAGAAGGTGGTCTTCCCGGCGCCGTTCGGGCCGATGAGCGCCGTGATGGCACCGCGCTGCACCTCCACGTGGTCCACCGACACCGCGGCGAGGCCGCCGAAGCGGCGCACCACGCCGTCGGCGACGAGCACCGGGTCCGGCTTCTTGGCCCCGGGCACGCGGGGGACGTCGGCCAGCGCGCGCGTCGCCGCGTCCTTGCGGGTGCCCTGCTGGTCGGGCTGGGTGACCCCTGCCGCAGCGGGGGTGGATGACTTACCGGCCATCGAGAGCCAGCTCCCTCCGGTCGCCGAAGATGCCTTGCGGCCTGTAGATCATGAGCAGCATGAGCGCCAGCCCCACCAGCATGAACCGGACCTGGCCGACCTGCGTGGTGGTCATGAGCCCGGCGGGCACCCAGCCCTCGGCGATGGCGCCGCGCAGGACGCCGTCGGTGAGGGACAGGACCACCCAGAAGATCGCCGCGCCGACCACTGGGCCGAGCACGCGGGCGGCGCCGCCGAGCAGCAGCACCGTGTAGGCGAAGAACGTGAACGCGGTGGCGTAGTTGTCCGGCTGCACGGCGGCGCGGCCGATGGAGAAGACGAACCCGGCGAGGGTGCCCACGAGGCCTCCCAGCACCAGCGCCTGCATCTTGTAGGCGTAGACGTTCTTGCCGAGCGCGCGCACGGCGTCCTCGTCCTCGCGGATGCCCTTGAGCACGCGGCCCCACGGGCTGCGCATGAGCGCCCAGGTGGCCAGCGCCACGAACGCGACGAGCAGCCACCCCACCAGGAGGATCCAGGTGGTGCGCTCGTTGTTCTGCCACGGGCCGAAGCCGTAGGTGCCCTGCGGGAACGGGTTGAGGTCGTAGAAGCCGTTCGCGAAGCCGGTGAGGCCGTTGGAGCCACCGGTGTAGGCGCCCAGGCTGTTCGAGCGCGCCAGCAGGCGCACCACCTCGGAGGCCGCGATGGTGGCGATGGCGAGGTAGTCCGCCCGAAGCCGCAGCGTCGGGACGCCCAGCAGCAGCGCGAAGACCACCGAGCCGAGCAGGCCCACGAGCACGCCCACCCCGAACGGCAGCCCGGCGATGCTCACCATGGTGGCGATGCCGTAGGAGCCGATGGCCACGAACGCGGCCTGGCCGAAGTTCAGCAGCCCCGCGTAGCCGAACTGGATGTTCAGGCCCAGGGCCGCGAGGGCGTAGATGACGGTGTCGAGCCCGATGGCCGCGGCCAGGGCGTTGTTGACGATCGAGATGTCCATGGTGGCCTCTCAGCCGATCCGCTGGGCGCGGCCGAGGATGCCCTGGGGCCGCACGAGCAGGATGAGGATCAGGATGACGAGCGCCCCGAGGTTCTGGAGCTCCGTCGGGATGACCAGCGTGGAGATCTCCACGAACAGCCCCACGACCAGCGAGCCGAGCACCGCGCCGAACGCGGTGCCGAGGCCTCCGAGCGTCACGGCGGCGAAGACCAGCAGCAGGATCTGGAAGCCCATCTGGAAGCTGATGCCCTGCTGCAGGCCCAGGACGACGCCGGACAGGCCCGCCAGGGCGGAGCCGGCGATCCACACGGTGCGGATCACCTTGTCGACGTCGATGCCGGAGGCCGACGCGAGCGCCGGGTTGTCGGCGACGGCGCGGGTGGCCTTCCCCAGCCGGGTCTTGACCAGCGCGAGCGCCACGGCCACGAGGACGACGACGGACAGGCCCATCGTCCACAGGTCCAGCGGGCGCAGCAGCACCCCGGGAAGGACCTGCACGCCCGCCTGGCCGGCGTAGCCCGGGAAGGTCCGCACGCCGCCGCCGAACAGGTACAGGTAGGCGTAGCGCAGGAACAGCGACAGGCCGATCGAGACGATCATCATGGCGATGAGCCCGGTGCCGCGCCGGCGCAGCGGCTGCCACAGCACCCTGTCGTTGACGTAGCCGAAGACGGCGCTGCTCACCAGGCCGAGCGCCGCCGCCAGCAGGAACGGGAGCCCCGCCACCGCCTGGTACAGGTAGGTGGTGAGCGCACCGAGCGTGATGAGCTCGGAGTGGGCGAAGTTGGTCAGGCCCGTGGTGCCGAAGATCAGCGACAGGCCGATGGCCCCGAGCGCGATGACCAGGCCGAAGCGCAGCCCGGTGGCGACGCGCTGCAGCACCTGGCTGCTGGACACGCCGCTGGCGGCCTGCTCGCTGCCGGGCTCGGACAGGCGGAAGGCGACGGTGCGGCCCAGGCCCTCCTGCACGGTGGTGGCGATGGTGTCGCTGCGCGGCTCCAGGCCCTTGGCGGCCGAGGGCAGCGACGTCACGTCCAGCTTGACCTGGTAGTCGCCGGGGGACGGCGCGGCGAGCGCGGCGGTGCCCCGGGCGTCGGTCTGCGCGGTGGCGACCTGCTGGCCGCCCTGCAGCAGCTGGACGGTGGCGCCGGGCACGTCGTCGCCGTCGCCCGTGCGCACCCGCACGGTGATGGACAGGCCGCTCGCGGCGGAGGCGCCGTCGGAGGCGCTCGCGCTGGCGGACGGGTCCGCTGCGGACGGGCTCGCCGTCGGTGACGCGGCGGCGGCGGCCGGGCTCGCGCCGGCCAGGCCGACCGCCAGCGCGGCCACCAGGGCTGCCGCCGCGAGCACGATGCCCACGACCACCCGGGCTGCTCGTCGGGGTGTTCTCCGCACGGCGCGGACCTCCAGGTGGTGTTGCGTCGGGTGGTGCGCGCACGTCGTCGTGCAGTGCACTCAGCCACTTGTCAGGGGCGGGCGAGCATAACTTCCAGGTCGGCGTGGTGGACCAGCCGTGACCTGCCTGTGATGGAAGCCGCCGCCGCCGCGGCGGCGGCGCTCGCCCCGGGCGGGCGCCTGCGGGGCCCCGGCCCGGGGGTCCGCACCCAGGTCGCGGGGCTACTCTCCCGGCAGGAACCGGACCGGAGCGGACCAGGGGCAGGAGGCGCGGTGGCCAGCAGGACCGTGGTGGTGCGCCGCGCGGACCCCTCGGACCCCTCGGACCTCGCGCTCCTGCAGGCCGCTGTGGCCTCGGCTCCGGGCGGCACCCCCGTGCCCGCCCAGCGGGAGCCGCTCGCGGCCGCCGCGCCGGCAGCCCTGGAGCCGGCGGACCCGGCCGGCCCCGCCGCACCGGCTGCTGGTGGCGGCTCGGACGAGGCCGTCGCCGCGCTGCTGGCGCACCCCGACGTCGAGGTCCTCGTGGCGGTGTCGCCGGAC is a genomic window containing:
- a CDS encoding ABC transporter substrate-binding protein, with the translated sequence MIRSLRGAGVFAVLGVASLTLAACGGGSSDPAASSTASGSTSASASSNKSTEQAPVEPGDGTLTIGSLLPQTGSLAFLGPPEFAGVQLAINDINAAGGFNNKDVVYNQTDSGDTTTDIASQSVQKLLSAKTDAIVGAASSGVSKNVIDAITGAGVLQISPANTSPDFTTYPDRGLYWRTAPSDVLQGRVMGDLLLQDNHLDVATITLDDPYGSGLQTNIAKSLEAGGGKIVKNSVFNPDAATFDSNVSEIAAAKPEAVVVIGFQQTVQIVQAMITQGIGPDKMPIYFVDGNLADYSSNFSAGQLKGVKGTLPGAKTSDDFRQRLLQVDPSLKDFSYAPESYDATVLVALAAHAAKNDSGTGIASKMQEVSEGGTKCTSYKECLDLMDKGTDIDYDGYSGPIDFSAQGDPTKATIGIYQYGDDNKYTNVDYITGSL
- a CDS encoding ABC transporter ATP-binding protein, giving the protein MSGARAGSTTIEDRSVHVAAAEGAVLRADELVAGYFPGVNILNGTDLYCHAGELVGIIGPNGAGKSTFLKALFGLVKIRSGSVTLKGEEIAGLRADKLVRQGVGFVPQNNNVFPSLTIEENLQMGCYQAPSRFKERFDVVTELFPALGTRRAQRAGSLSGGERQMVAMGRALMMDPSVLLLDEPSAGLSPAMQDEVFLRTRQINKTGTSVVMVEQNAARCLQICDRAYVLDQGRNAYTGTGRDLASDPKVIELYLGTLAKN
- a CDS encoding ABC transporter ATP-binding protein encodes the protein MAGKSSTPAAAGVTQPDQQGTRKDAATRALADVPRVPGAKKPDPVLVADGVVRRFGGLAAVSVDHVEVQRGAITALIGPNGAGKTTFFNLLTGFDKPDEGTWSFDGTDLARVPAHKVARRGMVRTFQLTKALSRLTVMQNMLLGASGQKGESLLRAAFAGIWRNQEKANTERAMELLGRFKLDAKADDFAGSLSGGQRKLLEMARALMSDPQVVMLDEPMAGVNPALTQSLLGHVKDLREQGMTVLFVEHDMDMVRDIADWVVVMAQGKVVAEGPPDSVMADPAVIEAYLGGHHDVSLADDSAAAQLEETVEAEVEAEISAQHDDEAKGRHHA
- a CDS encoding branched-chain amino acid ABC transporter permease, which gives rise to MDISIVNNALAAAIGLDTVIYALAALGLNIQFGYAGLLNFGQAAFVAIGSYGIATMVSIAGLPFGVGVLVGLLGSVVFALLLGVPTLRLRADYLAIATIAASEVVRLLARSNSLGAYTGGSNGLTGFANGFYDLNPFPQGTYGFGPWQNNERTTWILLVGWLLVAFVALATWALMRSPWGRVLKGIREDEDAVRALGKNVYAYKMQALVLGGLVGTLAGFVFSIGRAAVQPDNYATAFTFFAYTVLLLGGAARVLGPVVGAAIFWVVLSLTDGVLRGAIAEGWVPAGLMTTTQVGQVRFMLVGLALMLLMIYRPQGIFGDRRELALDGR
- a CDS encoding branched-chain amino acid ABC transporter permease produces the protein MVVGIVLAAAALVAALAVGLAGASPAAAAASPTASPSAADPSASASASDGASAASGLSITVRVRTGDGDDVPGATVQLLQGGQQVATAQTDARGTAALAAPSPGDYQVKLDVTSLPSAAKGLEPRSDTIATTVQEGLGRTVAFRLSEPGSEQAASGVSSSQVLQRVATGLRFGLVIALGAIGLSLIFGTTGLTNFAHSELITLGALTTYLYQAVAGLPFLLAAALGLVSSAVFGYVNDRVLWQPLRRRGTGLIAMMIVSIGLSLFLRYAYLYLFGGGVRTFPGYAGQAGVQVLPGVLLRPLDLWTMGLSVVVLVAVALALVKTRLGKATRAVADNPALASASGIDVDKVIRTVWIAGSALAGLSGVVLGLQQGISFQMGFQILLLVFAAVTLGGLGTAFGAVLGSLVVGLFVEISTLVIPTELQNLGALVILILILLVRPQGILGRAQRIG